In Primulina huaijiensis isolate GDHJ02 chromosome 16, ASM1229523v2, whole genome shotgun sequence, a single genomic region encodes these proteins:
- the LOC140961887 gene encoding uncharacterized protein — protein sequence MNGSNPSATPNFDKLLIQSLMGRLHTRAPPFHAPLFSADKSLEDLFSDMLLNVSDFESESDNTDNPSSSSKTQLAKEEAKLEKEIIRTILSGEIEKLNPNSGQAVAIGGHHICVGFHEETGSDYRVWEWHGHIMLFDEENGYTPEYIYGNYFEKVVAGKMKVKKKNKVSDDVDKNNEKELEEKVGNMGLKELIDSVELGSSRILHRNLNASSGSPRF from the exons ATGAATGGCAGCAATCCCTCTGCTACACCCAATTTCGACAAGCTCCTCATCCAATCCCTGATGGGCCGCCTTCATACTCGTGCTCCTCCCTTCCACGCGCCGCTTTTCTCAGCTGATAAATCCCTCGAAGACCTCTTCTCCGACATGCTTCTCAACGTTTCGGACTTTGAATCAGAATCCGATAATACCGATAATCCATCCTCTTCCTCGAAAACCCAGCTCGCGAAAGAGGAAGCTAAGCTCGAGAAGGAAATCATTCGCACCATTCTTAGCGGTGAGATTGAAAAGTTGAATCCCAATTCTGGTCAGGCTGTGGCGATTGGTGGACATCATATTTGCGTGGGTTTCCATGAGGAAACTGGGTCTGATTACAGAGTTTGGGAGTGGCACGGGCATATTATGTTGTTTGATGAGGAGAATGGGTACACGCCTGAGTATATTTACGGTAATTACTTTGAAAAGGTTGTTGCAGggaagatgaaagtgaagaagaAGAATAAGGTAAGTGATGATGTCGATAAGAACAACGAAAAGGAGTTGGAGGAGAAGGTGGGTAATATGGGATTGAAGGAGCTGATTGACTCTGTAGAATTGGGCTCTAGTCGGATTCTGCATCGAAATTTGAATGCCAGCTCCGGATCACCAAG GTTCTAG
- the LOC140961310 gene encoding uncharacterized protein isoform X2, whose translation MNELKTCFTEFLNIQDCQKSTSGFCLSSDRNAIGNVVKKEVAHEDSNKSTSSSSASEKLFNEYAKFTPPGELEVEELFGGKEMQETDVTAELPETPAKLVSAMKGNREKQGIPTKKLSVTWASDVYDPVPASVSHFPCDSNQHCRSNGKKYGKNKQKGGSKSLKGSKGKDKKQGQKNSGNANKFKPS comes from the exons ATGAATGAACTGAAGACGTGTTTTACTGAATTTCTGAACATTCAAGATTGCCAAAAATCAACGAGTGGCTTCTGCCTGTCTTCTGATAGAAATGCTATAGGTAATGTTGTGAAGAAGGAAGTTGCACATGAAGACTCTAACAAGAGTACATCAAGCAGTTCAGcttctgaaaaattatttaacgaGTATGCCAAATTTACACCTCCTGGAGAACTTGAAGTAGAGGAATTGTTTGGAGGGAAAGAAATGCAGGAAACGGATGTTACCGCTGAGCTCCCTGAG ACTCCTGCGAAGCTTGTATCCGCCATGAAAGGTAACCGTGAAAAGCAGGGAATACCAACTAAGAAGCTTTCTGTGACATGGGCTTCTGACGTCTATGATCCAGTTCCAGCATCAGTTTCACACTTTCCTTGTGACAGTAATCAACATTGCCGCAGTAATGGCAAGAAGTATGGAAAGAACAAGCAAAAGGGTGGCTCCAAATCTTTGAAAGGAAGCAAGGGAAAAGACAAGAAGCAAGGTCAAAAAAACAGTGGGAATGCCAACAAGTTCAAGCCTTCGTAG
- the LOC140961310 gene encoding uncharacterized protein isoform X1, translating into MNELKTCFTEFLNIQDCQKSTSGFCLSSDRNAIGNVVKKEVAHEDSNKSTSSSSASEKLFNEYAKFTPPGELEVEELFGGKEMQETDVTAELPEVNSSLKQSLPTPAKLVSAMKGNREKQGIPTKKLSVTWASDVYDPVPASVSHFPCDSNQHCRSNGKKYGKNKQKGGSKSLKGSKGKDKKQGQKNSGNANKFKPS; encoded by the exons ATGAATGAACTGAAGACGTGTTTTACTGAATTTCTGAACATTCAAGATTGCCAAAAATCAACGAGTGGCTTCTGCCTGTCTTCTGATAGAAATGCTATAGGTAATGTTGTGAAGAAGGAAGTTGCACATGAAGACTCTAACAAGAGTACATCAAGCAGTTCAGcttctgaaaaattatttaacgaGTATGCCAAATTTACACCTCCTGGAGAACTTGAAGTAGAGGAATTGTTTGGAGGGAAAGAAATGCAGGAAACGGATGTTACCGCTGAGCTCCCTGAGGTAAATAGTTCTCTTAAGCAGTCCTTACCT ACTCCTGCGAAGCTTGTATCCGCCATGAAAGGTAACCGTGAAAAGCAGGGAATACCAACTAAGAAGCTTTCTGTGACATGGGCTTCTGACGTCTATGATCCAGTTCCAGCATCAGTTTCACACTTTCCTTGTGACAGTAATCAACATTGCCGCAGTAATGGCAAGAAGTATGGAAAGAACAAGCAAAAGGGTGGCTCCAAATCTTTGAAAGGAAGCAAGGGAAAAGACAAGAAGCAAGGTCAAAAAAACAGTGGGAATGCCAACAAGTTCAAGCCTTCGTAG
- the LOC140962091 gene encoding arginine biosynthesis bifunctional protein ArgJ, chloroplastic isoform X1 has translation MASYIPQHVCIRYSEHKEPKVFCMSGHLRMSFRVFAASSIAKDVSSYIPAAPILLPEGPWQQIPGGVAAAKGFKAAGMYGGLRAVGEKPDLALITCDTDAISAGAFTTNVVAAAPVLYCKKALDDSPTARAILINAGQANAATGDAGYQDVVDCSHALSELLQLNPFQVLIESTGVIGQRIKKEALLKALPNLVNHLSSSVQGADSAAVAITTTDLVSKSVAIESKIGGTCVRVGGMAKGSGMIHPNMATMLGVITTDALVTSDVWRKMVLVAVNRSFNQITVDGDTSTNDCVIALASGLSGANNISSLQSPESQHLQACLDAVMQGLAKSIAWDGEGATCLIEVKVNGAYSEAEAAKVARSVASSSLTKAAVYGRDPNWGRIACAAGYAGVPFDLNKLQISLGNILLMDNGQPLPFDRTAASNYLRTAGEKHGTVLIQISIGDGPGSGLAWGCDLSYDYVKINAEYTT, from the exons ATGGCTTCGTATATTCCTCAACATGTCTGCATCAGATACTCAGAACACAAGGAACCAAag GTATTTTGCATGTCAGGCCATTTGAGAATGAGTTTCAGAGTGTTTGCTGCTTCATCTATTGCAAAGGATGTGTCAAGCTACATACCTGCAGCACCGATTTTGTTGCCTGAAGGGCCCTGGCAACAG ATTCCAGGGGGAGTTGCAGCTGCAAAAGGTTTCAAAGCTGCTGGAATGTATGGTGGATTACGAGCAGTTGGAGAAAAGCCTGATCTTGCATTGATCACTTGTGATACAGATGCCATATCGGCAG GGGCGTTCACCACTAATGTGGTTGCAGCTGCTCCTGTGCTATACTGTAAAAAAGCATTAGATGACTCCCCAACG GCTCGTGCAATACTAATAAATGCTGGTCAGGCAAATGCAGCAACG GGGGATGCTGGTTACCAGGATGTTGTAGATTGCTCTCATGCCCTTTCCGAG TTGCTGCAATTGAATCCTTTCCAAGTTTTGATTGAATCTACTGGCGTAATTGGTCAAAGAATCAAGAAG GAAGCTCTTCTCAAGGCTCTTCCAAATTTAGTTAATCACCTTTCATCTTCTGTTCAGGG GGCAGACTCGGCTGCTGTAGCAATAACTACAACTGATCTTGTGAGCAAAAGTGTCGCAATTGAATCTAAG ATCGGAGGAACCTGTGTAAGAGTAGGCGGTATGGCCAAGGGCTCCGGGATGATCCACCCAAACATGGCAACAATGCTTGGT GTCATTACCACTGATGCTTTGGTCACAAGTGATGTTTGGCGAAAGATGGTACTTGTTGCTGTGAACCGTAGTTTTAATCAAATAACT GTAGATGGAGACACTAGTACTAATGATTGTGTCATTGCTTTGGCTAGCGGTCTTTCGGGAGCAAACAatatttcttctttacaaagtcCTGAGTCACAGCATCTGCAAGCATGTCTTGATGCT GTGATGCAAGGCCTTGCAAAATCAATAGCTTGGGATGGTGAAGGAGCGACATGCTTGATTGAG GTCAAAGTAAATGGAGCCTACAGTGAAGCGGAAGCAGCTAAGGTTGCACGATCAGTGGCATCTTCTTCATTAACCAAG GCCGCGGTATATGGGAGAGATCCAAACTGGGGTCGAATCGCTTGTGCTGCTGGTTACGCAGGAGTTCCTTTTGATCTAAACAAGCTCCAAATATCTCTTGGGAATATTTTGTTAATGGATAATGGCCAGCCGCTGCCATTTGACAG GACTGCGGCTAGTAATTATCTTAGGACGGCGGGTGAGAAACACGGGACCGTTCTAATTCAGATATCTATTG GTGATGGTCCTGGAAGTGGGTTGGCTTGGGGTTGTGACTTGAGCTATGATTATGTGAAAATTAATGCGGAGTACACAACGTAG
- the LOC140962091 gene encoding arginine biosynthesis bifunctional protein ArgJ, chloroplastic isoform X2, whose protein sequence is MYGGLRAVGEKPDLALITCDTDAISAGAFTTNVVAAAPVLYCKKALDDSPTARAILINAGQANAATGDAGYQDVVDCSHALSELLQLNPFQVLIESTGVIGQRIKKEALLKALPNLVNHLSSSVQGADSAAVAITTTDLVSKSVAIESKIGGTCVRVGGMAKGSGMIHPNMATMLGVITTDALVTSDVWRKMVLVAVNRSFNQITVDGDTSTNDCVIALASGLSGANNISSLQSPESQHLQACLDAVMQGLAKSIAWDGEGATCLIEVKVNGAYSEAEAAKVARSVASSSLTKAAVYGRDPNWGRIACAAGYAGVPFDLNKLQISLGNILLMDNGQPLPFDRTAASNYLRTAGEKHGTVLIQISIGDGPGSGLAWGCDLSYDYVKINAEYTT, encoded by the exons ATGTATGGTGGATTACGAGCAGTTGGAGAAAAGCCTGATCTTGCATTGATCACTTGTGATACAGATGCCATATCGGCAG GGGCGTTCACCACTAATGTGGTTGCAGCTGCTCCTGTGCTATACTGTAAAAAAGCATTAGATGACTCCCCAACG GCTCGTGCAATACTAATAAATGCTGGTCAGGCAAATGCAGCAACG GGGGATGCTGGTTACCAGGATGTTGTAGATTGCTCTCATGCCCTTTCCGAG TTGCTGCAATTGAATCCTTTCCAAGTTTTGATTGAATCTACTGGCGTAATTGGTCAAAGAATCAAGAAG GAAGCTCTTCTCAAGGCTCTTCCAAATTTAGTTAATCACCTTTCATCTTCTGTTCAGGG GGCAGACTCGGCTGCTGTAGCAATAACTACAACTGATCTTGTGAGCAAAAGTGTCGCAATTGAATCTAAG ATCGGAGGAACCTGTGTAAGAGTAGGCGGTATGGCCAAGGGCTCCGGGATGATCCACCCAAACATGGCAACAATGCTTGGT GTCATTACCACTGATGCTTTGGTCACAAGTGATGTTTGGCGAAAGATGGTACTTGTTGCTGTGAACCGTAGTTTTAATCAAATAACT GTAGATGGAGACACTAGTACTAATGATTGTGTCATTGCTTTGGCTAGCGGTCTTTCGGGAGCAAACAatatttcttctttacaaagtcCTGAGTCACAGCATCTGCAAGCATGTCTTGATGCT GTGATGCAAGGCCTTGCAAAATCAATAGCTTGGGATGGTGAAGGAGCGACATGCTTGATTGAG GTCAAAGTAAATGGAGCCTACAGTGAAGCGGAAGCAGCTAAGGTTGCACGATCAGTGGCATCTTCTTCATTAACCAAG GCCGCGGTATATGGGAGAGATCCAAACTGGGGTCGAATCGCTTGTGCTGCTGGTTACGCAGGAGTTCCTTTTGATCTAAACAAGCTCCAAATATCTCTTGGGAATATTTTGTTAATGGATAATGGCCAGCCGCTGCCATTTGACAG GACTGCGGCTAGTAATTATCTTAGGACGGCGGGTGAGAAACACGGGACCGTTCTAATTCAGATATCTATTG GTGATGGTCCTGGAAGTGGGTTGGCTTGGGGTTGTGACTTGAGCTATGATTATGTGAAAATTAATGCGGAGTACACAACGTAG
- the LOC140962115 gene encoding uncharacterized protein, producing the protein MISFMSFLNSLLRRFSHPRLSVLLYATTWTALLTVTVAVAAFLPELAFVSAVSPTSTAYCGGVAGSVRLPLDIPSEIFCFRSQLPKKSKLDVIIPPIFAAMIVAGSACFVRALGFWEIEDEQS; encoded by the coding sequence ATGATCAGTTTCATGAGTTTCTTGAACTCATTGCTTCGAAGATTTTCTCATCCGAGATTGTCTGTGCTGCTGTATGCAACCACATGGACGGCACTCTTAACGGTGACAGTGGCAGTGGCGGCGTTCTTGCCGGAATTGGCTTTTGTTTCAGCTGTCAGCCCTACTTCTACCGCTTACTGTGGTGGAGTGGCCGGCTCCGTCCGGCTTCCGTTAGATATCCCGTCGGAGATTTTTTGTTTCCGGTCTCAACTACCCAAGAAATCTAAACTGGATGTTATAATCCCTCCAATATTCGCCGCCATGATTGTCGCGGGCTCGGCTTGTTTTGTTAGAGCCTTGGGATTCTGGGAGATTGAGGATGAGCAAAGCTGA
- the LOC140961777 gene encoding histone H4, which yields MSGRGKGGKGLGKGGAKRHRKVLRDNIQGITKPAIRRLARRGGVKRISGLIYEETRGVLKIFLENVIRDAVTYTEHARRKTVTAMDVVYALKRQGRTLYGFGG from the coding sequence ATGTCTGGACGTGGCAAGGGTGGCAAGGGTTTGGGAAAGGGCGGAGCAAAGCGTCATCGGAAGGTGCTTCGTGACAACATTCAGGGCATCACAAAGCCCGCCATCCGCCGCCTGGCTCGTAGGGGCGGTGTCAAGCGCATCAGTGGCCTTATCTACGAAGAGACTCGTGGTGTATTGAAGATCTTCCTGGAGAACGTCATCCGAGATGCTGTTACCTACACAGAGCATGCTCGCCGTAAAACTGTCACCGCCATGGATGTGGTGTACGCGCTCAAAAGGCAAGGCCGCACACTCTACGGATTTGGCGGCTAG